AAATATAGTGATAATATGGTGATGTTCAGCTTCAAACTTTAATTAGTAATCATGCTCTGTCCTTACCATTGAATCCATGCATACATGCACAATTTTCCTCTCTGAAATAGTCCTTTTTAGTTTTCACTCTAATGTTATATATTCAACGGGTTAACCAGCTGGTTCATACCATAATTGCTGAGTACGGCACGGAGGATCTTGACATGttgaaacaaaaattgaaacaaatgaGAATTTTGGATAATGTGGAGTTGCCTGACTCCGTTGCAGAATTGCTTTTTAAATCAGAAGAAAATTCTGCTGTTGTTCCTGCTGATGAAATTGAATCTTCTGTTGAAGAAAATAAGCCTactgctgaagaagatgaatcTGGACTGGATACTGAGAACGAAAAAGGGGTGACAGTTGATGAAGCTCCAAAACTGCCAAAGGTGGTCCGCATGGCTAATCTATGTGTTGCAGGTGGGTATGCAGTGAATGGGGTTGCTGAGATTCATAGTGAAATAGTCAAGAGTGAAGTTTTTAATGAATTCTATAAGGTAACTATGTCAATGATCTAAGTATATTTTCCTTTCATCACTGTTATTGTTGTAGGACCATTCTAAATTTAATGTAATGGGATATAACACCTTGGGGAGACTCAATTATAACATAAAGGGACACTACTTAATCCAAAAGCTTAAGTTAATGTGTTTAGAcccaattatattatattaacaacTCACTTTTGTtccaagagccttgtaactcaactggTTAGCACCTCCTAATGTTTCCAATGAAAtatccaaggttcaaatccccaCACTCCTAGCTAttgatgtataaaaaaaatactactcaCTCTTGTCATTTTTATCCTATGTGGGACTTCACTACTTAACTAACCACATCACTCATACATGAACATTCCAATAGATAGTAACTTTCTTTCTCTGCTAATGCATTACCTTTTTTTGGCAGTTATGGCCTgagaaatttcaaaataagacAAATGGGGTGACACCAAGAAGATGGATTCGTTTTTGCAATCCAGATCTTAGTAAAATTATAACCAAGTGGATTGGAACTGAAGATTGGGTTGTAGACACTGAGAAATTGGTGACACTTCGAAAGGTAATCTCATATCCAATCCTATAGTCCAGCAAATGTTTAGATTGGTCAGTTATAGCTGTTCATTTCATTATATCAAACCTGAAACTTCCAAAAACAgaatgtattttctttttccaatgtGTATTTAATGCTTGTAGTTCACGTCATGAACACTATGATTCATGTCTGATATCAACTTAATCTCAAATTcctttttattggtaagttacacgtGCACCCAATGGGACATGAACTCACGACCTTACCCTCCATCCCCGTTATTATGGGAGAAGGAAGTGCTAGCTGAGCTATAGCTCATTACCTGAGTGTCTAGAATAATTAGTTTGAGTGTAGTAAATAAGAAAGGTTGTTGAATGGAATGGTATGATGCATTCAAGTTTAACCACATGCATTAGCCAATGATAGTCATATAATTACCATAAAAAGCTTCAAAACAGCCAAAACTTATCTGGTCATTGTTGAGTTTGAGGGTCACTCTCACTATATTTTATGCGCATGTTTTCTATGGTGATTTCCTCGCTATCTATGACTTTTATATCAGCTGTGTGCATGTCATATTTAACAGGTTTTGTGTCAGTTATCTGCAGTTTGCTGATAATGAAGAACTCCAATCTGAATGGAAGGaagcaaaaagaagaaacaagatCAAGGTTGCCTCCTTCCTCAAAGAAAAAACTGGCTATTTTGTTGACCCTGATGCAATGTTTGATGTACAGGTTATTCCCTGATTCTGAActcttttctttgttctttctttttctgtttcaaCTGAATATGACATCATGCCAAGTAAAGAAACTGAGAAATAAggaattatcaaaattttggagattaCCTTTGAGTTGGGAAATAGCCTTAAGCTTAGTTTTGTACATACAACTCATACTATAATATGAAATAATCATGGTGGCATCTACAGATTCTTCTGCTGTATTTTAGCCTAGAAAACAGTAGATCTAACCGTGTATTTTCAGGTGAAGCGTATCCATGAATACAAGAGGCAGTTATTGAACATCATGGGAATCGTTTATCgctataaaaaaatgaaagaaatgagtcttgaggaaagaaaaataaagtttgttCCTCGGGTATGTATATTTGGAGGAAAGGCATTTGCTACATATGTCCAAGCCAAGAGAATTGTGAAATTTATCACAGATGTAGGAGCTACAGTAAATCATGATCCAGAGATAGGTGATCTTTTGAAGGTATGGCTTCACTGATTGATTATCCAAGATACTTCATGCACTTTACTCATATTTTAAATATCTGAATGGAATCATTACAGCATTATCAGCAATATGAAGAACTTAAGAGAATAAGGTAACAATATTAGTTTGATATTCCTTTTTTATGTTTGAACTACCTCTACTGAGcaacattaaatttaattgactAGGCTAAAACTTTTTtagtttatcatttattttctgttcaaaATCCTGAACTCTGAAAgtataacaaataaatgaaTCTTTTGACATTATCTGGGAAATAACTGAGTAAAACAATATTGATTGGAGAAAAAgtattgaaatgaaaatgaaaaaaggaaacaagaaaAGAAGTACTCGTTATTTTCTGTAAAGCACCTTGCTAACATAAATTTTCATGAACCTAAACCTCAATGTTATACTGTTTCTTTTTCTAGACACATTATTGGCATCATGGACTATGATGTGAAAATGTCTGTGTGATTAACAGTTTTTTGGTCCAATATTCGTCTCCTGAATTATTTTTATGCTATCTAGTTTACATGTAAAGGAGTAATCTGATCAGCTGATTGTACCTTTATCTTCTTATTCTGGGTTCTCTACTTAGGAACTGAAGCATTTTGACATAGCATAGTATCTTGACTTGTTTTCTAAATTAGATAGGGGCCACCAGAAAGTAGCTATTTGTTGGGTCAATATTATCATCTTGACTTCTTTTTCttagacaaaataataaaatgataatacaACTTAATTGCTAGCTGGAAGTTGATAATCATCTGTAAGCAtgatcttatatatatatatatatatattctttttttcagGTCATCTTTGTTCCTGATTATAATGTCAGTGTTGCAGAAGTGCTTATTCCTGGCAGTGAATTGTCCCAGCATATCAGGTACTTTGGTAGGATTTGTGAATTTTATTTCTTGGAGTTCTTCCACTCATCCCTCAATGgagaaaaatatggaaaaaaggAGACAAAATGAATGCAACTGAAGTGTTAGAACTTCAAAGTTAGCCAAATATATCTGCTTTTAATGTGGTAGGTGAATTTGACATGAAATGAATTAGAAGTATTTGAAATGAGTGTTTATGGCCTGATGCCAAATCCTGCAGTATGTTGTGttgtaaaatgcatttttaacTTTAATCTTTGTTGCTGACTGGtccttgctctctctctctcaatctcaatTTGGTTAGCACTGCTGGAATGGAGGCCAGTGGAACCAGCAATATGAAGTTTGCAATGAATGGCTGTATCCAAATTGGAACCTTAGACGGGGCAAATGTTGAAATAAGGCAAGAGGTTGGAGAGGATAATTTCTTCCTCTTTGGTGCACAAGCTCATGAAATTGCTGGACTAAGGAAAGAAAGGTCTGAGGGAAAGGTAAGCTTACAAACCAGTAGAGACTTCTGATAAGTCTGGATTAGACTTCTAATGTTGTGGCATGTCTATTCAAATACATAATGAAGGAAAGCATCACACATTATAAACAACTGAAATCCAGAAgtggattgatttttttattggttgtgttcaataatacaaaagaaaatttgtatCAAATATATTCCCAGTTGATTGATGCTAGAGAtactataaatattattatatgtgcCTTACAAACTTATTCGTCAACTTTtagacttaaaacaaaaaataaaaattaacaaatttttaatattatgtttTTGATATGTAACCAATCATATTTATTGTCATGTTactttgtaagatttttttagttaaattggTAGTATGTTTAGCATTTTTCCATTCCAATTTATTTGATCTTATACACAGTTTGTGCCGGATCCTCGCTTTGAAGAAGTCAAAGCTTTTGTCAGAAGCGGCGTTTTTGGTCCCTACAACTATGAAGAACTTATGGGATCACTAGAGGGAAATGAAGGTTATGGCCGTGCTGATTATTTCCTTGTGGGCAAGGACTTCCCTAGTTACATAGAGTGCCAAGAGAAGGTTGATGAGGCATATCGTGACCAAAAAGTGAGTAATGTTTGCTACCTCATACACACCAACAGGCATGCACACACACCCTTGTTTGCCTATCATGTAGTTTTGTCTTGAACCTGTAATCTACGTGCTCAGATACATATAGATTGAAAGTTATGTGGGCTATCAGGCTTATAGACAATCATGATATAGGTCTTAAAGATCCCAGTTAGCTTAGGTAGTCAAGTTTGTATGAGGTTTTTCTACAACTCTGGGCTCAAATTTCCTTCCTGAACCTGAATAATTCATTTACCTGATGTACCAACTGATTACTAGGAGCTGAATAGCAATTTCTAGACCTTATATTCCAGGAGTGGCATAATCATGCGCAAGTTTCCTTGCATAAAGGTTCTTGCTATGTTGCTAACACAATTTATGCATACTACATGGCCCCCTTACATGCATATACATGTAATTGCATACACCttctacaaaaaattttggtaaCTAAGTTTAGATTTAAGCCTCACATAAATGCTTATGTGTATGGTATTAATTATGAGTGCATTACTAATGCCATAGTTCTATTCTTAGCTTTACCTAATGGTTGTCTTATTGAGACAGAGATGGACAAAGATGTCAATCTTGAACACAGCTGGTTCGTTCAAGTTTAGCAGTGACCGAACAATTCATGAATATGCGAGAGACATATGGGGCATCGAACCTGTTGTATTGCCATAAAATGGTAAATTGTACTCCATGTGAAACAAAAGTTTTACACAAATTCTgcatctcttttcttctttttcaatggTGAAATTAAGTATTCTTGTAAGTCACCCActaatacagtttttttttggggggccaGGCCAGCGTCCATTTTGTTGCGAAGTCAGCTAGGAACTTGAAATCTTGATGTTccattaaaaattgaaaaattgtttgGTTTCTAGACTTATTGGAAAAGTAAAAGGGTTTATGCATATCTACTAGATCTTAATCCTTGTGATGTATAAGAAAgtttactaaaataatatttataaatggattaataaaaagccaaatcatggagttgtaaaaaaaaaaaatcagcacaatcatcttagagcatctccaatagatGCTCTATATCTATTTTTTGGAGCAAAAACACCACTGTTCACACTTCATTCACACTCTAACAGATTCTCCATCTTCATTTTTTAGATTAGCTTTGCTACAGTGCttctctataaatagagaacactgtagcttttactattcattcttcaaatatttttttctattataataatcaggtattgaataaaaaaatgtttaaagatgtgtagttgttaaaaaaagaataaagaataaatgaaaaaaataatatttaaataagatagaaaagaatagagaatctgttggaaagtgtatttgaaaaagtaggtaggtaaaagctaaatgtcactgttcattgtccaaacagtacaaaaatttgactAATCTGCTGGAGATACGCTTACTAGGCTTCTCCATATCAAGTATGACCAAATGGGCTTTCATGCTAAAGACCAGGGTTATAAACTTTATACAGCCCACTTGACAAGATGCAAGCAAAAACAGCCCATGACCATTTTCACACCTTAAAAGTTTGGCTCTTGTTGAAGGTGATAATTCAGGTGATCATCAATGTTTTACCTGCTAGAAGGAATTTGTCTACAATGTCAAATTCTGAAGCTGACTTCACACGGCTTGCGCGCCTACTCTCTAATTTCATGTAGGAGTAGTTGAGATATGACTAATGAAGTTTCATTTGAAATTCAAGCATTGGACTTAGCCTGTCCAGTATTCAATGATCTTTAAAAAGTGATGGTGGATGAACCACCTTGATTGGGTGTCCAGAACAACGACTAATGAAGTATTATATGAAATTCAAGCACTGGACTTAGCCTGTCCAGTATGAATAGATCTTTAAAAAGTAAGGGTGGATGAACCACTTTGATTGAAGGTCCATAGTGCAACCAATTTGGTATGAAGAATTTTTGGCTGTCCAGTGCACTCGAGTATTACATGTCACACGGGTACAACATGTATCCAAAAATGACCACATATCACtctaatatgaatttttttatgaaagagaTCAATTTTATGGAAATTTGGAAGATTTTGTTTCACTTACATCACTGTTCTTTTTCACCCTAAGAGAGAacgtaaaatttttttaaatctcactTTTTTGAAGGTATAATTGTACTTCAatccaatttatttttgaagcaaaataaatcaataaaaagaaGTTATACCAAATGAGCACTAAATAGAAATGACAACATCTCAATCAAGTATTCCATTTATTAATCTCTCTGTTTTCCCACTATAAAGAGAATGTATAGCTTTTCAAAGTCTCACTTTTTAAAGATACAATTGTACTTTtgtccaagttttttttttaagtaaagaaaatcaataaaaataagttataccAAATGAGCACACTAATAGAAATGACCACATCTCAATAAAGTCCCACTATAAtagaaaatgtataattttcAAAGTCTCCCTCTTTAAAAGGTACAATTGTACTTTTTTCCAACTTATTTTTGAAGCAAAGTAAATCAATACAAATAAGTTATTCTAAACAAGCACTAAAGCTAAAAAATTCCGACACATCTTCCATCCAAGCACTCATgattacatcaaaacccaatatTCGCATATAGTGACCTATAGTCATCCAAACATTTAGGCAATAAggtgaatctctctctctctttctcaaagcAAAGAAAGTGTTTAGTTATCAACCACTATTAACTTCCACGCCCTACACTTTTAAAGGAGTCCCTTTTTTCTTTAACTAAACCCCAAGAACATTGATTTGAATCTAATTAGTAGGGTCATCTCCAATTGACGTAATTAAAGGTAATTGATCCAACCCCTTTTTCACTTGGTAGCAGCGCAGTTAACATCAATCTCCTTGTTAAAATGAACTTTTACCAATAAAGATTAGACTCCTATTTAAAACTTAACATAACTTGGCAAAGTTGTTACCCCAGATGAACCTATCTTTGTCTAGAGTTTTCATTTGCTTGAGCTAgctattaatattattaaaacttttttcttattttgaagaaaggcattttcttttttaattatatgctttgttttgtgaaagTGATTCCATGAATCCCCATTTAAAATTCTTTAGGAACCCTGGAAATATGTGTTTGCCATTTAAAGTGGATTGAAACTGGCCTAACATTCTTGGGAAATTATACATTGTAAAATGCCTTGGAATATGATTCCTTTCACAAAAGAAAGTAGCTTTCAAAGCTTATCTTTCTCAGTGTCACATTGACATGAATAACTCACCTATCACCTAGAGTCTCTAGATCCCTATAGTTCAGCAGATCGAGCAACCAACACCACTTTCAATCAGATAAAAAGTTAGATTAGACTTGATTTAAAAGTTTGcttatttctttaatatttgaGTACCCAAAGGCCAAAGCTAACCTTTAAATTGTTCATTGTATGAAACGTGATAATGCAAAGACTTGAACTTACTAGTTACTTCACATAAGTTTTGTGTGCGCGTTTTAATTCGTATCTAAATAGGACAGTTAGTATGATAATAATTTAGTACCCTTTTTTTTAGCtgaaataataatattacttaTTAGCGACTCATTGATTAAtctcattaatattcttttagGTTTGTCCTTAGAATGACTGTACTTAATAACTATTAAATGAATcaattatcttcttttttttttaaatattaaggTTATTGTATCAAAATTCTATTGTGTTTAGTTAAAAAAAGCACAGAACAAATACTACAACTCAGTTAGTTGATACTTTTAAATCAATCcctatatagtatatacacaTTTAATTTACAATCCATACTAAAAAGGTTCTTTTAAATATGCAAATTATTTAGcattttagtatatttaattaagaacacaaaattcAAGTGACTTGGCAATCTCTATTTACTTTATactaactttttattatttattatttttgttaggtCAAGCAACTTAcacttaaaacaaaatacacaaaattaccaaattggtatagaaaaaaaatattatgaatcaCATAGGATTAATGCTAATTTAGTAGTAATACTTTTATCATTtcatgttctctctctctctctaatctctctcATCTATATCCTGTAGTTCATAGGGATGGCCCAAATGTTGGTCCATTCCCACTACAATCATGatgcaaaagtaaaaaacaagaacaaagtTTGATAATGAAATGAGTGATCAATCCACTTCATGCACAAGAACACACTGCCTTGCCTCTACATTACCTAACACTAGACCATTAATGTGCATTTTTGGTCCCTATTGGGCCTGTTCCCcacctaataataataattattattattattattattttgagaatgaGGAGAGAAGTGTGGCGGTGCCTATGAACTTTAGTAAGGTCATAAGTTCGAATCATATCTGTACAAGATAATTGtaactgttttcttttttacgaATATACGTAATTGTAGGTTTGGGGTGTTTGATCATAAATGTGTcctttcaaaaatattaatgCACCCTAACCATAATCTATTCGTAAatagcaaaaattatttttcacaatCCTTATATCATGTAATATCTTTTTCACATGCAAGTCCCATagtcatgtatatatatagag
This genomic stretch from Quercus lobata isolate SW786 chromosome 3, ValleyOak3.0 Primary Assembly, whole genome shotgun sequence harbors:
- the LOC115978882 gene encoding alpha-1,4 glucan phosphorylase L-2 isozyme, chloroplastic/amyloplastic-like isoform X1, with translation MATLPFSATSAQSMSFSHSKFILGFMGFDRITHNPEMFLIRTPRSSYSRRKFSVKNVASNQKQKLKDSVKQEGGIAGDLGTFIPDSASIASSIKYHAEFTPSFSTEQFELPKAYFATAESVRDTLIINWNATYDYYEMMNVKQAYYLSMEYLQGRALLNAIGNLELSGAYAEALRKLGHDLEDVARQEPDAALGNGGLGRLASCFLDSLATLNYPAWGYGLRYKYGLFKQHITKDGQEEVAESWLEMGSPWEIVRNDVSYPVKFYGEVTSGADGSKQWVGGENVVALAYDVPIPGYKTKTTINLRLWSTKLAPEEFDLRAFNAGDHAKAYAAMKNAEKICYILYPGDESLEGKTLRLKQQYTLCSASLQDIIAHFERRSGEPVKWENFPEKVAVQMNDTHPTLCIPELIRILMDVKGLSWKKAWDITRRTVAYTNHTVLPEALEKWSLELMQELLPRHVEIIRRIDEELVHTIIAEYGTEDLDMLKQKLKQMRILDNVELPDSVAELLFKSEENSAVVPADEIESSVEENKPTAEEDESGLDTENEKGVTVDEAPKLPKVVRMANLCVAGGYAVNGVAEIHSEIVKSEVFNEFYKLWPEKFQNKTNGVTPRRWIRFCNPDLSKIITKWIGTEDWVVDTEKLVTLRKFADNEELQSEWKEAKRRNKIKVASFLKEKTGYFVDPDAMFDVQVKRIHEYKRQLLNIMGIVYRYKKMKEMSLEERKIKFVPRVCIFGGKAFATYVQAKRIVKFITDVGATVNHDPEIGDLLKVIFVPDYNVSVAEVLIPGSELSQHISTAGMEASGTSNMKFAMNGCIQIGTLDGANVEIRQEVGEDNFFLFGAQAHEIAGLRKERSEGKFVPDPRFEEVKAFVRSGVFGPYNYEELMGSLEGNEGYGRADYFLVGKDFPSYIECQEKVDEAYRDQKRWTKMSILNTAGSFKFSSDRTIHEYARDIWGIEPVVLP
- the LOC115978882 gene encoding alpha-1,4 glucan phosphorylase L-2 isozyme, chloroplastic/amyloplastic-like isoform X2, producing MATLPFSATSAQSMSFSHSKFILGFMGFDRITHNPEMFLIRTPRSSYSRRKFSVKNVASNQKQKLKDSVKQEGGDLGTFIPDSASIASSIKYHAEFTPSFSTEQFELPKAYFATAESVRDTLIINWNATYDYYEMMNVKQAYYLSMEYLQGRALLNAIGNLELSGAYAEALRKLGHDLEDVARQEPDAALGNGGLGRLASCFLDSLATLNYPAWGYGLRYKYGLFKQHITKDGQEEVAESWLEMGSPWEIVRNDVSYPVKFYGEVTSGADGSKQWVGGENVVALAYDVPIPGYKTKTTINLRLWSTKLAPEEFDLRAFNAGDHAKAYAAMKNAEKICYILYPGDESLEGKTLRLKQQYTLCSASLQDIIAHFERRSGEPVKWENFPEKVAVQMNDTHPTLCIPELIRILMDVKGLSWKKAWDITRRTVAYTNHTVLPEALEKWSLELMQELLPRHVEIIRRIDEELVHTIIAEYGTEDLDMLKQKLKQMRILDNVELPDSVAELLFKSEENSAVVPADEIESSVEENKPTAEEDESGLDTENEKGVTVDEAPKLPKVVRMANLCVAGGYAVNGVAEIHSEIVKSEVFNEFYKLWPEKFQNKTNGVTPRRWIRFCNPDLSKIITKWIGTEDWVVDTEKLVTLRKFADNEELQSEWKEAKRRNKIKVASFLKEKTGYFVDPDAMFDVQVKRIHEYKRQLLNIMGIVYRYKKMKEMSLEERKIKFVPRVCIFGGKAFATYVQAKRIVKFITDVGATVNHDPEIGDLLKVIFVPDYNVSVAEVLIPGSELSQHISTAGMEASGTSNMKFAMNGCIQIGTLDGANVEIRQEVGEDNFFLFGAQAHEIAGLRKERSEGKFVPDPRFEEVKAFVRSGVFGPYNYEELMGSLEGNEGYGRADYFLVGKDFPSYIECQEKVDEAYRDQKRWTKMSILNTAGSFKFSSDRTIHEYARDIWGIEPVVLP